A segment of the Gossypium hirsutum isolate 1008001.06 chromosome D10, Gossypium_hirsutum_v2.1, whole genome shotgun sequence genome:
TTAAAGCCATCATTTGCAAGAAAGCTAAACCAAGCCGGGTTTAGCCCCATGCACTTGGCTCTGCAAGATAACAGAACCCAAGCAGTGCTTCAACTCCTCAAGTTTGACAAAGGCCTTGTTCGTGTCAAAGGGAGGGAGGGTTTCACTCCTCTGCACCATGTGGTTCAAACTGGAGATGATGATCTTTTGATCAAGTTCCTTAAGGTTTGTCCCGAGGCCATTGAAGATGTGACTGTTCGAAACGAGACGGTTTTCCATCTTGCAGTAAAAAGCGACATGTTTGAAACTTTCCAAGTCTTGGTGGGGTGGCTTAAGAGAAGCCACCATGAGTCTGCCCAACGTTGGGATAAAGAACTACTGAGTTGGGCAGACATTGATGGCAACTCTGTGTTACACATTGCAGCTATCAGAAACAGACCTCGGGTACGTATATGCTGATTTTCCTAATCAAGTCAATTATTGATATGTATGTAAGTATGATAAAGGGTTATTTATATAAGAATATTCTAATTAACAGGTGGTAGAAGTATTACTGAAACACTTGCATCGATACCAAATCAATGCCAAAAATTTGGAGGGACTGACAGCACTAGATATTCAATCACAATACCCATGGAATGAAAGGCAAGCGGATAGGATTATAGATATGCTAAGCAATGCTGGAGGTTTGAGTGGTTCCTCTTCCTTGCTACGAAATACCTCCATCTCTTCATTCCGCATCAaatctttaaaagaaaaaatgacatttttggAAGAATGTAAAATCATAGCACGTCGTCGAGGAAACAAGGGTATACCACATGAGATGCGTAACATATTTCTAGTAGTGACCGTACTAATTATAACAACCACTTACGAAGCCTCTTTAAATCTGCCAAAGACGCCTGATGACAGCCCATGTCCGTCGCTGAAATACCAAGTCTCTTTAAGTCAAGATCAGCCTCTCAATTCCCACACATTTTTGCATAAAACCGACATCAATACTGCACCCATACCCAGTCCCTCCGCAAAGGAAGTTTCGAAAGACGATTATTTGACATTTGAAACCTCCTTGTTTTGGTTTTACAATACTTTGACCTTTTGGGCCGCGGTGTTTTTAACAACATTTCTCCTGCCACGTCATCTATACTCTTCGTTGATTCTCCTAACACTTGGCTTGTTTGGGAGATCTTACATGATTTTATTTAAGGTTTCCTCATGGTCATG
Coding sequences within it:
- the LOC107936447 gene encoding ankyrin repeat-containing protein BDA1, with protein sequence MDERMIEAAQTGDIDLLYELIQNDPYVFQRIDDVPFFHTPLHVAAAAGRVDFMMEMINLKPSFARKLNQAGFSPMHLALQDNRTQAVLQLLKFDKGLVRVKGREGFTPLHHVVQTGDDDLLIKFLKVCPEAIEDVTVRNETVFHLAVKSDMFETFQVLVGWLKRSHHESAQRWDKELLSWADIDGNSVLHIAAIRNRPRVVEVLLKHLHRYQINAKNLEGLTALDIQSQYPWNERQADRIIDMLSNAGGLSGSSSLLRNTSISSFRIKSLKEKMTFLEECKIIARRRGNKGIPHEMRNIFLVVTVLIITTTYEASLNLPKTPDDSPCPSLKYQVSLSQDQPLNSHTFLHKTDINTAPIPSPSAKEVSKDDYLTFETSLFWFYNTLTFWAAVFLTTFLLPRHLYSSLILLTLGLFGRSYMILFKVSSWSWEQCEFSDKQAHLFYVASVCNFLSLFAVVLLVVHRILSYVLRSGDITKPKLFILLLLSAVTWYVVFFGPLPA